CAGTGGTAATAGTGGTAATGAATGAAATGACAACTGTATAATGTAGGGAGGAATAATCAAATGAATCCAGAAAATAAATGGCCGGAGAGTCTGCCCAAATTTCCGGAATCGCTGTGGAGAGGAACAACGGAGCTGCCCTCGTTTCCCCGGCTCGCGGAAGATCACACCACCGATATCGCCGTGGTAGGCGGCGGCATCACCGGTATTACCGCGGCATATCTGCTTGCGGAAGCCGGGTTTAAGGTTACGCTGCTGGAAGGCTCCGAGCTGCTCGCCGGCACAACGGGCTTCACAACGGCCAAAATTACGGCCCAGCACGGACTGATCTACAGCAATTTGATCAAGCATTTCGGGGAAGAGCACGCACGCTCCTATTTCCGCTCGAACAGCGAGAGCGCAGAGTGGATCATCCAAACGGCCGGGAAGCTCGGCTTATCTTGCGGTTTGGAGCGTGAGGATGCCTATGTGTACAGTGACGTCGGCGACGAGAAGACGATGAAACAGCTTGAGGATGAATTCGAGGCCTACCGCAAGCTGGGGCTCCCAGGGGAATGGGTCGATTCCGTATCGCTGCCCATGCGCATCGGAGGCGGCATCAAGCTTCCGGGACAAGCCCGCTTCCACCCTCTGCATTATCTGAAGGGACTGCTTGAAGCGTTTCTCGCCAAGGGCGGAACCGTATATGAACATACCATGATCGGCGAAGAGGTGGAGGATCAAGACGGCCTGACGCTCTTCACCGAACGGGGCAAGCACCGCATCAAGTGCCGGCATGCCGTATCGGCCTCCCACTTTCCGTTCTATGACGGTGGAGCGATGTATTTTTCGCGCCTCCATGCGGAGCGCGCGT
This region of Paenibacillus sp. URB8-2 genomic DNA includes:
- a CDS encoding FAD-dependent oxidoreductase encodes the protein MNPENKWPESLPKFPESLWRGTTELPSFPRLAEDHTTDIAVVGGGITGITAAYLLAEAGFKVTLLEGSELLAGTTGFTTAKITAQHGLIYSNLIKHFGEEHARSYFRSNSESAEWIIQTAGKLGLSCGLEREDAYVYSDVGDEKTMKQLEDEFEAYRKLGLPGEWVDSVSLPMRIGGGIKLPGQARFHPLHYLKGLLEAFLAKGGTVYEHTMIGEEVEDQDGLTLFTERGKHRIKCRHAVSASHFPFYDGGAMYFSRLHAERAYALAFEPETDYEGGMYLCVGEPRRSLRAVEWEGRKLVIAGGESHKTGQSDCTIKHYENLEIFAGELLGIRRIPFRWSTQDLITVDKVPYIGKLSKDKEIYIATGFAKWGMTAGTLAARMIADQIQGKPSPYTELYDPTRFKANPGIKNFVVENANVAKELALGKVEFAHKKIEDLKPDEGCIVRHDGKRVGAYKDPEGGIHLVDRTCTHMGCECHWNESERSWDCPCHGSRYTYDGEVIEGPAVQPLTKLDF